The following nucleotide sequence is from Aedes aegypti strain LVP_AGWG chromosome 3, AaegL5.0 Primary Assembly, whole genome shotgun sequence.
ATTGCACAGACGTGGCCAatgtcataattgactttatgcacccaatattgccagtatagacgtCTTCAGTATGATTaaattaaatataaattttaggctgacaaaatctggCAAAAAAGGATGTTAAAATCGGAGGCAGACAAAATCAGGTcaaaaagggtgctaaaatcgggggtagagaAAATTGGGGGCTGAAAAGATCAGGTCATTACtgtatttgaaaattgaaaaaaaaaattatcgaattataatcataatttggcttctgagttttataattttattattcaatAGTAACCCATAACTATAAAATGTTCATCCCAAGTATCGATTATGAGGGTATTAAGCAGTTGAAAACTTCTCTaattaatgtattcgaatcctctgagcagaatctcaatagagaaacttaaaagtagatggagtaccgtatacattttaattccgctcctaaatttaggagtggaattaaaaggtacacagTATTCCATATACTTTTGGGTTTCTCagttgaaaacttatttttggtAATTCGAATCCAAGTTCGAATCTCACATTCGTTCCAATTACCAATAACCAAAAATGTTATAACCAatcatgacaaaaaaaatgtctaTGAAAAAGAAGGCCTTCAGATCGCTAGCCTGGAGCCCTCACATTTTAAAATCCGGCCCTGAccaaacgaatcctttcccatatccaaactcccattgCACATTGGCCAAGGAACGAAATTTAAGtagaataaattaataactcgaaaaatataagagataacgttttggtgtcttctgaacatttgtttttcTGATCAAGGCGCGTTGTATGCAACAAAGTTctaagcgccaaatttcataACTTTCGAAATTCACTCttatactttttttatttcaaaagatagcacaacaaaatgttctacaatattgtagattattaaaaatatggaaactttgtagaacatcattagTTTCTATATCTGAAAATTTGAGAGAGAATTTCGAAAGCTATGAAATGtggcgcttaggacactttGCTTATTGCCTTGACCAgaaaaacaaatgttcagaagacaccaaagcgctattttctatatttttcaagttataaataTATTCCACTTGATTTCGTTCTTTGAACCAATGTGCattgttttcttgtggaagtacAGGAGACTCCGTGGCTttaatggacttatccacggtcttcttttatcctcgactttctttttcttttctgctctaaatgcgggcaatgtttacattaaatgacatccggaccaacatccggaccaacatccggacaacgaatgttcaccggatgaacacgaAGCGGATGATTGTacaacgaaatcgttcattttttgtaaacacggcccgcagtaatggttttcttcccgctggaagttgcagcgtgacgtcatcgtagattagttcataaAAACAAGTAGGataagtgatccattagttgttggtgttcctatagttgcggtagtgccattctcactgattttattacacaGAACAcataaccgacactgccaatcgacgtattggctcgttgatacacggaatagttgaaaagagcgttcaaattgcctgaaaactgatgaaatatcactaaattgctaaaaaaatttttacttgtacaaatagttgcggtaaagtgttcctatagtggaggatcccataagaaaacaacggataccacaactataggaatagaaattaaaaatatacagtTACTATTGGAACAGTGtactaatagtggaggtatattttttTACTGACATGCCatgggttactgcgatgaaatcatgtttctcattaagtcaatggtcgttactacCCGTTACAGTTAATgttgtacattaattgcgcttcttgattTTAGGcgtttaaatgaagttcaatagtgcttagtacctccactattggtacatctatcCTAATACGTCAAATTTTCCcttccatccccaaattgacctgcttTCGAACgcagccggtgccgttattgtttgttataataatgagaacaccagtacttacacattgaggatactactgatcctgagtagcgtctaTTGAtttcctgtgtaagtacagctgttctatAACAAAGTAGCGACTGCGGGcgatcaatcatgctcatgctcaatatgTGTGTAATAATGTTGCATAAAAATACTTTATGCAAACTCAGTTTTATTAGGATTCTTTTCTTAAATCTTCCACGTCATTATCTTTTTTCATGCATCTCAATTGATGGATTAGCGCTAAGCTCTTCAAGTACTTCTATAGTGAATAAATATTGTCATAGGCAACTGATCGAATCCGGCTTAAATCTGAGTCTCTCCCGCACAATCCGGGACCTTTATCACTTTATctttattcaaacaaattaaTAAGAGATTTTGTTACGTATTAACGTAATTAGCAATTATTTGATCATTAATTTCTACTAGGagtatggaaaaaaatgttgcaaaggGCCCTTCTCTCAAAggactaaaattttcaaaaattatgaaCGAAATTCTCAAACTTTATCTAATAAACACAATAGTATTatgtttcaaaaacatattgttcattaaaaTAACTGTTTTATACATGTGTGCACAAACGTTATAGAGCAAAGCTCAATGCAGTTTCGATCTGTATTGATGTCTAATAGCCGGTTACGCAATGCACAGTTTGCAAATTCGAATTCAGCCACACGAAACAGTTAGGTTTTGTTGGCAGCTtccattgaacaaaaaaataaccgCAGTTTATCAGTTTTTGGGAGCGTGCTGCCCACCAAACGTGTCGAAAAAGAGCCCAAAAGCTGGGCAGCACATGCTTGACCTAGTACAATACACAGCCACGTGAACTAATTGCCACCCAAAAGTGACGGGCGTACCCTGGACGAAAAGCTGtgttaaaacaataaaaatttgatgACGTTCGACGCTCTAACTTTATACAGCTTTGCCAAATCGATGAAAGGCACTTTTTGGACGCTTGGGTAGCTGCATGTACCTAATCTTGCAATCAGACGACGACGCATCGCGGTTCAACCGATACGCATCGTTAGGTTTTCGGCCGAAAAATGCGCTCAATTCGATCGAGGCAGGTACCTAGGTAAAGCTAAGAGCAGAGGAGAAATGTATCAATTTCACGCATCTCAATGAAGATGTTGGAGGTATAAAGCCGTTCGATGCACCGGAGAGGAGTATCATTCGTTTGTGATCACTTGCCTAAATCACACCTAGGAAAGGTCATCATGAAGGTTGGTATCTAAAGTTGTTTTCATTACAAGCAAAACTTATTAAACATATAATTAACTTTTAATTGCATTTTTAGGCGTTTGCTATCGTTATTGTTGCGTCTTTCGCACTGTCGACCGTGTCAGCAGGAGTCGTTCGAACGGAAAAACGTAGCATTGGCGAGCATGGGGCACAACTTGCATCATACAACAATCATGTTCTTCAGCAGCAGCagtttgattatcagaagaaccAACCCAATCAGGAGAAATGGTCCCAACCGGATGACCAATTGAACAAAGCGGAAGAATACTACCAACAAGTTCAGCAACAGCAACTGCAGTGGGAATCTCAAAAGGAACGCTCTCCAATGCATCATGGAATCGATAATCATCTTTACAAGCATGCTGAACATCAGCACCAGTATCAGAACCAAGCTGCTCAACCCGTTCAGTATCATTATGCTCAGCAGCAAAATAATCATCAGCAGCAATACCTACACCGGCCTCAATACCAACAGCAAGAGCAGTACCAGCACTACGAGCAACACCATGAACAGGATCAAACCCACTATCACCAGCAACCACAAAACCACTACCAGCACTATGACCATCAGCACCAACAAGACCAGGAGCAGCATCAGCATGGATGGGAACAACAGAAGCAAGTCGTCAGCGTTAGTTCCGTCACCCAGCATGTGCCCTATCCGGTTCACGTTCAGAAGAACGTCGCCGTTCCTGTCAACGTTGCCTATCCGGTGCCCGTGGAGAAGTCCGTCCCCGTAGTGGTGGAGAAAAAAGTTCCCGTTTACGTAGAAAAGCAAATCCCTTACCGAGTTGAGCGTCCGGTGCCTTATCCAATCAAGGTACCCGTCCAAAGCCTTCACAAGGACATCCACGTGGTTCATGTTCCCAAGCCAATCGCAGTTCATGTCGATAAGCCTTATCCAGTGTATGTGGATCATCCAGTCTACGTGGAGAAGCCAGTGCCCCTTCAGGTGGTCATCATGGAGCACAAGAAAAAGTCCTTCTGGGGATAAATCGTCCTAGATATTACCTGTTTATATACGATTAGTGTTGTTGATAGGTTTGTAGTTAGACGAAAATTGAATAAGTAGgaaatgttaataaattatttattgatgTTGAAGTCCTGAAGCAAGTGTTTGAACTATTACACGTCATCCTCCAGAGCGCCGCAATAACCGTGATGCCTTTTTACAGGCCCATATGTACAACGTGGCTAGTGATATCATCGATCATTCATTATACTGAGTTTGGCCTATTTTGAACTCTATCATCTACCGAGATATGCGCCCTTTGCTCAAACTTGTAGTTGTTGACCAGCACTACCTCAGTCTTATGATAGGCTAGTTCCAATTACCTCGacctcatccattcctcaactatggagataAAGTGCACTGCTGTCAATTCTACTTCCTTTTGACTGCTTCGACACTTGGGTTAAGCGTTGAGCTCAAATATCTGGGTTCACCAAGAGCAGTGTTTGCCAAACGTTTTGGACTTTCGTCCCCTTGAGGTCCATAATTTTGGTATGGCTTCCTGATATGCTATTCATTGAGATTTGACGTTATATTTGCTGAAACTTTCAAATTTACTGGGGTAGACTACAAATGCGACACAAATTTAAAACATGTGTAATTTTGAAGCGCAAAAAATGTCCTTGATTCGTTTACTTATCTATTCAATTATCGAcaattacagtcaactttcTGAAACATTCTGCTTTTGGGTCGTTCACAAATTGAGTTACGCTCTAAGGggggggggtcgagccaagcgagacaagccttacaaaatgtttggagaactcatacaaaaagtgtgacataggggggggggaggtggttgaaaaagttgaaatttagcgtgacataatttgtgtagcATCCCTTTTCAAAATGTATAAAGATTGATTCGTCAAATGTACATTCATGTCAATTTACTATAGTCCAGAAAATGTTTCATATCCTGTTCCACTGCCAAAAAGAAACGTTATTTTCGTAAAATCATAAAAACTTCGATTTCttagaagttttgaagaatcttATCTGATTACACACAGATATTTCTTCGAAACTAATATTGAACAGAGTTATTTATGTTTCagacaataaataaatacagtgcttgttcaattttggcaacatttcaaaaatgttcatgcTGTCTAAATCGTAGCGTGACAAAACCGAACACTGATGACTACGAgttaaatttgactattttgaATATGGTAAGCCACAAAAAGATCCACGGAAACATTGAGATTAATAGGATTGGTGACTgaccgatgatttttttttgtgtttgcatttccgtgttgccaaaatcgaacggttaAGTTAAGTTT
It contains:
- the LOC5567252 gene encoding sex-determining region Y protein; this translates as MHRRGVSFVCDHLPKSHLGKVIMKAFAIVIVASFALSTVSAGVVRTEKRSIGEHGAQLASYNNHVLQQQQFDYQKNQPNQEKWSQPDDQLNKAEEYYQQVQQQQLQWESQKERSPMHHGIDNHLYKHAEHQHQYQNQAAQPVQYHYAQQQNNHQQQYLHRPQYQQQEQYQHYEQHHEQDQTHYHQQPQNHYQHYDHQHQQDQEQHQHGWEQQKQVVSVSSVTQHVPYPVHVQKNVAVPVNVAYPVPVEKSVPVVVEKKVPVYVEKQIPYRVERPVPYPIKVPVQSLHKDIHVVHVPKPIAVHVDKPYPVYVDHPVYVEKPVPLQVVIMEHKKKSFWG